In the Anguilla anguilla isolate fAngAng1 chromosome 7, fAngAng1.pri, whole genome shotgun sequence genome, one interval contains:
- the rgp1 gene encoding RAB6A-GEF complex partner protein 2 isoform X1, whose amino-acid sequence MNQRCNMIEVVASMSRGPVFLAGELLECLITFTNPMSHLSTSASSEMLAWASAQIHCQFHASESRVALPAQGAKQDVQAGSDTVLIPSRGERGQCMLDTPPKILFCDLRLDPGESKTYSYSEIVPTDGPPSFRGQAVKYVYKLTIGCQRVNSPIKLLRVPFRVLVLHGMPEPPFPQHEEVAPSNPFLEEEEGGRRDARPLERALDMLMISTSRRCAHLFNITNMRGKVAKFCIFKTVYRLGEDIIGTFTFSEGDIPCLQYSVSLQSEEEVQQQYQRRPGQSPSITGHGRHLESCLHTASCHFSLPVPLNVTPGFSTDIVSLRWRLHFEFVTAREPVEPPTVLQNQSEVTVWTGAGHVDVDTFSWDLPIKVLPTNPALASYVSQFSGTNSINI is encoded by the exons ATGAACCAGCGATGCAAC ATGATCGAGGTGGTAGCCTCCATGTCTCGGGGGCCGGTGTTTCTCGCCGGGGAGCTGCTGGAGTGCCTCATCACTTTCACGAATCCGATGTCTCACCTTTCTACCTCAGCCAGCAG TGAGATGCTGGCTTGGGCCAGTGCCCAGATTCACTGTCAGTTCCACGCCAGCGAGAGCCGTGTGGCCCTACCAGCACAGGGGGCCAAGCAGGACGTGCAAGCGGGGAGTGACACTGTACTAATCCCCAgcagag GTGAGCGTGGACAATGTATGCTGGACACCCCCCCGAAGATCCTGTTCTGTGACCTGCGGCTTGACCCCGGAGAGAGCAAAACCT ACTCATACAGTGAGATCGTGCCCACGGACGGACCCCCCAGTTTTCGTGGGCAGGCAGTGAAGTATGTCTATAAGCTGACTATCGGTTGTCAGCGCGTCAACTCCCCCATCAAACTGCTCCGCGTGCCTTTCAGGGTCTTGGTGCTGCACG gCATGCCCGAGCCCCCGTTCCCCCAGCACGAGGAGGTGGCCCCCTCTAATCCCTTtctggaagaggaggaggggggcaggagggatgCTCGGCCCCTGGAGAGAGCGCTGGACATGCTGATGATCAGTACCTCGCGGCGCTGCGCCC aTCTGTTCAACATCACAAATATGCGTGGGAAAGTGGCCAAGTTCTGCATCTTTAAGACTGTGTACAGACTCGGGGAAGACATCATCGGCACTTTCACCTTCTCTGAGGGAGACATACCCTGCCTGCAG tacTCGGTCAGCCTGCAGAGTGAGGAGGAGGTCCAGCAGCAGTACCAGCGGCGTCCCGGTCAGTCCCCCAGCATCACGGGCCACGGGCGGCACCTGGAGTCCTGCCTGCACACGGCCTCCTGCCACTTCTCCCTGCCTGTGCCGCTCAACGTCACCCCGGGGTTCAGCACAGACATCG tttctctGAGATGGCGCTTGCACTTTGAGTTTGTTACAGCCAGAGAGCCTGTGGAGCCACCAACTGTGCTGCAGAACCAATCAGAAGTCACGGTGTGGACGGGGGCGGGTCATGTGGATGTGGACACCTTCAGCTGGGACCTGCCCATCAAAGTGCTACCCACCAACCCTGCCCTTGCTTCCTATGTCTCCCAGTTCTCAGGGACCAACAGCATCAATATTTAA
- the rgp1 gene encoding RAB6A-GEF complex partner protein 2 isoform X2, giving the protein MIEVVASMSRGPVFLAGELLECLITFTNPMSHLSTSASSEMLAWASAQIHCQFHASESRVALPAQGAKQDVQAGSDTVLIPSRGERGQCMLDTPPKILFCDLRLDPGESKTYSYSEIVPTDGPPSFRGQAVKYVYKLTIGCQRVNSPIKLLRVPFRVLVLHGMPEPPFPQHEEVAPSNPFLEEEEGGRRDARPLERALDMLMISTSRRCAHLFNITNMRGKVAKFCIFKTVYRLGEDIIGTFTFSEGDIPCLQYSVSLQSEEEVQQQYQRRPGQSPSITGHGRHLESCLHTASCHFSLPVPLNVTPGFSTDIVSLRWRLHFEFVTAREPVEPPTVLQNQSEVTVWTGAGHVDVDTFSWDLPIKVLPTNPALASYVSQFSGTNSINI; this is encoded by the exons ATGATCGAGGTGGTAGCCTCCATGTCTCGGGGGCCGGTGTTTCTCGCCGGGGAGCTGCTGGAGTGCCTCATCACTTTCACGAATCCGATGTCTCACCTTTCTACCTCAGCCAGCAG TGAGATGCTGGCTTGGGCCAGTGCCCAGATTCACTGTCAGTTCCACGCCAGCGAGAGCCGTGTGGCCCTACCAGCACAGGGGGCCAAGCAGGACGTGCAAGCGGGGAGTGACACTGTACTAATCCCCAgcagag GTGAGCGTGGACAATGTATGCTGGACACCCCCCCGAAGATCCTGTTCTGTGACCTGCGGCTTGACCCCGGAGAGAGCAAAACCT ACTCATACAGTGAGATCGTGCCCACGGACGGACCCCCCAGTTTTCGTGGGCAGGCAGTGAAGTATGTCTATAAGCTGACTATCGGTTGTCAGCGCGTCAACTCCCCCATCAAACTGCTCCGCGTGCCTTTCAGGGTCTTGGTGCTGCACG gCATGCCCGAGCCCCCGTTCCCCCAGCACGAGGAGGTGGCCCCCTCTAATCCCTTtctggaagaggaggaggggggcaggagggatgCTCGGCCCCTGGAGAGAGCGCTGGACATGCTGATGATCAGTACCTCGCGGCGCTGCGCCC aTCTGTTCAACATCACAAATATGCGTGGGAAAGTGGCCAAGTTCTGCATCTTTAAGACTGTGTACAGACTCGGGGAAGACATCATCGGCACTTTCACCTTCTCTGAGGGAGACATACCCTGCCTGCAG tacTCGGTCAGCCTGCAGAGTGAGGAGGAGGTCCAGCAGCAGTACCAGCGGCGTCCCGGTCAGTCCCCCAGCATCACGGGCCACGGGCGGCACCTGGAGTCCTGCCTGCACACGGCCTCCTGCCACTTCTCCCTGCCTGTGCCGCTCAACGTCACCCCGGGGTTCAGCACAGACATCG tttctctGAGATGGCGCTTGCACTTTGAGTTTGTTACAGCCAGAGAGCCTGTGGAGCCACCAACTGTGCTGCAGAACCAATCAGAAGTCACGGTGTGGACGGGGGCGGGTCATGTGGATGTGGACACCTTCAGCTGGGACCTGCCCATCAAAGTGCTACCCACCAACCCTGCCCTTGCTTCCTATGTCTCCCAGTTCTCAGGGACCAACAGCATCAATATTTAA